Proteins encoded in a region of the Vicia villosa cultivar HV-30 ecotype Madison, WI linkage group LG5, Vvil1.0, whole genome shotgun sequence genome:
- the LOC131604576 gene encoding uncharacterized protein LOC131604576, with amino-acid sequence MAAEALFNLPVDCWELIFTFLIFDDNNTQDNLIHYVKSLSLVSKTFHSLISRLVLSITISDPTPSVLRRLFHRFSNLNSLNLSFHHLDAAIALALRDRPTLKSLSISNFDPDEENCIFSHFIDSLLSLKCLTCLDLLGLQISDDFLCTIATEGFPLKKFVLRSCSGYSYDGIYFLLSKCSGIQHLGFHRNDFLNDHHIAQLSLFLGDLVSIKLCDCWNLTKSALFALISEITMEGIGKESVESFYSLKDFDVNLQLKSLCLTYNSSIKDENILMFASIFPNLQLLDLSSCNSISEKSICQVLNRCCKIKYLNLSDCREVWLLKLNFAIPELEVLNLSNTSIDDKTLYEISTTCCGLLHLSLRCCKHITEKGVTNVIKNCTQLKEIDLRFCHKVDAEAILKSVERDNYSTIFLF; translated from the coding sequence ATGGCTGCAGAAGCTCTTTTTAATTTACCTGTTGATTGCTGGGAGCTTATCTTCACATTCCTCATCTTCGACGACAACAACACTCAAGACAACCTAATTCACTATGTCAAGTCTCTCTCCCTCGTCTCTAAAACTTTCCATTCCCTCATCAGTCGTCTCGTATTATCTATCACTATTTCTGATCCAACCCCCTCTGTTCTTCGTCGTCTCTTCCATAGATTCTCCAATCTTAATTCACTTAACCTCTCCTTTCACCATCTCGATGCAGCCATTGCTTTAGCTCTCCGAGACAGACCAACATTGAAGTCTTTATCTATTTCCAACTTTGATCCAGATGAAGAAAACTGCATTTTTTCACATTTCATTGATTCGTTACTGAGTTTGAAATGTTTGACTTGTCTTGATTTGTTGGGGTTGCAAATCTCTGATGATTTTCTCTGTACAATTGCGACGGAAGGTTTTCCTTTAAAGAAGTTTGTGCTCCGAAGTTGCTCAGGCTATAGTTATGATGGAATATACTTTTTGTTATCCAAGTGTAGTGGGATACAACATTTGGGTTTTCATCGAAATGATTTCTTAAATGACCATCATATTGCCCAATTATCTTTGTTTCTTGGTGATTTGGTGTCTATAAAACTTTGTGATTGTTGGAACCTCACAAAATCCGCCTTGTTTGCACTTATTAGTGAGATCACAATGGAAGGCATTGGAAAAGAGAGTGTGGAGAGTTTTTATTCTCTGAAGGATTTTGATGTCAACCTTCAATTAAAGTCTCTATGTTTGACTTACAATTCATCTATAAAGGATGAAAACATCTTAATGTTTGCTTCCATTTTCCCCAATTTGCAGCTTCTTGATTTGAGTTCTTGTAATAGCATTTCTGAAAAAAgtatctgtcaagttttaaatAGATGTTGTAAGATTAAATATTTGAACTTGAGCGATTGTCGTGAAGTGTGGCTACTTAAACTAAACTTTGCAATTCCTGAGTTGGAGGTGTTGAACTTGTCAAATACAAGTATTGATGATAAAACACTCTATGAGATCTCAACAACTTGTTGTGGGCTTTTGCATCTATCACTTAGATGTTGTAAACATATCACAGAAAAGGGAGTGACCAATGTCATTAAGAACTGCACACAACTGAAGGAGATCGATTTGAGATTTTGTCATAAAGTGGATGCTGAAGCTATCTTGAAGTCAGTGGAAAGAGATAACTACTCCACCATATTTTTGTTTTAG